Proteins from one Pseudarthrobacter sp. BIM B-2242 genomic window:
- a CDS encoding flavodoxin: MNANPLDVSRRSALRGAAAGLTGALLTAGTIACTPQGPGAPPSREATPVPGTSGPGNGPGNGGGRILLAYFSRAGENYYYGGRTNLEVGNTEVLAGMVSALIPCQVHRIEAAEAYPGSYDATVARNVREQREDARPAIRNPLPAIDEFDTVILASGIWNVRAPMIMTTFAESYDFTGKTVFPVTTHAMSGLGTTARDYGESCPGVTVAEGLAVKGEEVREAGADIRSWLRSAGLLPAG; encoded by the coding sequence TTGAACGCCAATCCGCTGGACGTCAGCCGGCGGTCCGCCCTTCGCGGTGCTGCCGCCGGCCTGACCGGGGCGCTCCTGACTGCCGGAACGATAGCCTGCACACCTCAAGGACCAGGCGCACCGCCATCCCGGGAAGCCACCCCCGTTCCCGGCACTTCAGGCCCCGGCAACGGCCCGGGCAACGGCGGCGGGCGGATTCTGCTGGCTTACTTCTCCCGGGCGGGCGAGAACTATTACTACGGCGGCCGGACCAACCTTGAGGTCGGCAACACCGAGGTGCTCGCGGGCATGGTCAGCGCATTGATTCCGTGCCAGGTGCACCGGATAGAGGCTGCGGAGGCCTACCCGGGCAGCTATGACGCCACTGTGGCGCGCAATGTGCGCGAACAGCGTGAGGATGCCCGTCCCGCGATCAGGAACCCGCTGCCCGCCATCGACGAGTTTGACACCGTGATCCTGGCCAGCGGCATCTGGAACGTCAGGGCGCCGATGATCATGACCACCTTTGCCGAAAGCTACGACTTCACCGGGAAAACCGTCTTTCCCGTCACCACCCACGCCATGAGCGGGCTCGGGACCACCGCCCGCGACTATGGGGAATCCTGCCCCGGGGTCACGGTCGCGGAAGGCCTGGCAGTGAAAGGCGAGGAAGTCCGCGAGGCAGGGGCTGACATCCGGTCCTGGCTCCGGAGCGCGGGGCTCCTCCCGGCTGGATAA
- a CDS encoding VOC family protein, which yields MQLGAFSISLAVKDIAASAAFYGKLGFTSFGGDITQNWLILKNGETVIGLFQGMFEKNMLTFNPGWSQNAEALDSFTDVRDLQKELKAQGMEFTSEADEATAGPGSFIVVDPDGNPVLVDQHV from the coding sequence ATGCAGCTCGGCGCCTTTTCGATCAGCCTCGCCGTCAAGGACATCGCGGCCTCGGCTGCGTTCTACGGGAAGCTCGGCTTCACGAGTTTCGGTGGCGACATCACCCAGAACTGGCTGATCCTGAAGAACGGTGAGACGGTTATCGGCCTCTTCCAAGGGATGTTTGAGAAGAACATGCTCACGTTCAACCCCGGCTGGAGCCAGAACGCCGAAGCGCTGGACTCGTTCACCGATGTTCGTGACCTGCAGAAGGAACTCAAGGCCCAGGGGATGGAGTTCACGTCCGAAGCGGACGAAGCAACGGCCGGGCCGGGCAGCTTCATCGTGGTGGACCCGGACGGCAACCCGGTCCTGGTAGACCAGCACGTCTGA